The stretch of DNA AACGGAAGTTTAGGAAATGAATCATGTTACTTTTGGActataataaatgttattgTAATTACAACTTAAGTTTCTCTTGGATGCACATGGAATGGAACTCCTTACTTAGTTAGAACTCCTTTTATCAATAGGTGGAACCACTTCGCTTATCCATTGAAGATACTTTTCACTTCCACTCTGAATCTAAAATATAAGtagtatttaattattttacatattaaattacatgTACACTAcataatcattaattaaaatcattagTACTTACAGGTAAAGAAATTACTTCACAAACTTCATATGGATGATTTTCCCTATTTTAAGATTAATTTCATCAGTATTAAAGAAGTTTTGATTCAATATTCTTATCAACTATTAAACATTAAACCACATACTTAACATATTTTGTAAGAGCATCAACAGTATCAGTCCTGGTTTTTAtcatctaaaataaaaataaggtaCCAAAGATTCATATTAATCATTacaatatgaaattttataatacatttataatattaccAGTAGCAATTCATTATCCTCGACGATCTCATTTTTCCATTCATACCTGTAAcaaatattatcatttttagaTTACCCTTACACACATGCTTGATTAATGCCAATACAATACTCACACAGAAGTAAGACCTGGTATAATATTAACACACGCAGCCAATTTACTTTTCACTATGCcactgtaaaataattaataacataattacatggaaaaagaattattaGAGGAGAGGTTGCATGGTATCCTTACTGCGCCAATTTTTTAGCAACATCCTGCGTTGGAACAGTGACATAGGCAACAGAATGAACCCCTGCCAAGTTActcatatttttataagtattAGCGCTAATACTCCTAGCTAAACAAAAGAATGTAACAAATCCAAAAATCGGTTTACACGGTGTAAATAACATTTGTCAAAATTTTTTGTAACCGGCACGTTCTTCGATGCCTTGAACGTTGCCGCAGAACGTATGAACATAAACATGGCCAGAATCGATATTTAGAATTGCCTATTTGAAGGGGTAGATTAAATGTCGTAAAGctttttttgcaaaaaaggTTAATATCTCTTGTATCCCATCAGGTATTTATATCATCTACTTGTTAAATAACAAATGGTTTATCTGAGTAACAATTTTATGTAAGTATATAGCAAAAAATAGATTGACAACTTTATATACATAATGATATCGTATTTTCAGTTCTTGTGTGAAGCAAAGGAAGTACAAGTGAGATTGTTTGTACGTcttgtatttaaatataatgatCATATACAATATGCAGATTTACATAAATTATGGAAGACACGGATTTTCGCCTTACTTCGTAAAATCACATAAACATTAAGTGTTAGTTaatgttcttttttcttcaaaaaagTTCCTAACTATACTTACTATACTTTATTTAACATACGATCGTAATACCTACATACGGGCATGCGATATGTAAACAGTTATTCCGATAATTTACTTACGGTAAACTtaacatatttatattaataataatttaagtaTCTTTAAGAGCGTCATAATTTGCGTAATATTATTCgaattatttacataaaattcCAGAGTTCGTTGTAAACACAAATGACGAAACGATCAGTCGATAGTCAGTATAATTGCATACGAAGGAGAGTCA from Osmia bicornis bicornis chromosome 10, iOsmBic2.1, whole genome shotgun sequence encodes:
- the LOC114873423 gene encoding protein CutA homolog, whose translation is MLFTPCKPIFGFVTFFCLARSISANTYKNMSNLAGVHSVAYVTVPTQDVAKKLAHGIVKSKLAACVNIIPGLTSVYEWKNEIVEDNELLLMIKTRTDTVDALTKYVKENHPYEVCEVISLPIQSGSEKYLQWISEVVPPIDKRSSN